From a region of the Anaeromyxobacter sp. genome:
- a CDS encoding ferritin family protein, whose translation MAIDFATLDLRDALDLAILMEVEARERYADFAKVVGGRYPGDAADVFKLMSSYEEKHEAQLRARRRSLFQDQPSRVRLEQLDDAEAPDRSSPRVFMSARDAMEVALASEEKAWTFFDDALRAVKDQSVRDLFTELRGEEAEHRTMLAERLKGMPKGPDLTEAEADQPGSDGG comes from the coding sequence ATGGCCATCGACTTCGCCACCCTGGACCTGCGCGACGCGCTCGACCTCGCCATCCTGATGGAGGTGGAGGCGCGGGAGCGCTACGCCGACTTCGCCAAGGTGGTGGGCGGGCGCTACCCCGGCGACGCCGCCGACGTCTTCAAGCTGATGAGCTCCTACGAGGAGAAGCACGAGGCGCAGCTCAGGGCGCGCCGCCGCTCCCTCTTCCAGGACCAGCCCAGCCGGGTCCGGCTGGAGCAGCTCGACGACGCCGAGGCGCCCGACCGGAGCTCGCCGCGGGTCTTCATGTCGGCCCGCGACGCCATGGAGGTGGCGCTGGCCTCGGAGGAGAAGGCCTGGACCTTCTTCGACGACGCGCTCCGCGCCGTGAAGGACCAGTCGGTGCGGGACCTCTTCACGGAGCTGCGCGGGGAGGAGGCGGAGCACCGGACCATGCTGGCCGAGCGGCTCAAGGGGATGCCCAAGGGTCCCGACCTCACCGAGGCGGAGGCGGACCAGCCCGGCTCCGACGGCGGCTAG
- a CDS encoding cytochrome C, translating into MSLVTRLALALTLSAPAAAFAAGGHDGVGCVGCHAIHTAKGEVIFAVAANKADLNPKTKQPYTGTTALCLGCHQESNKGGQGYAPVHANMSHPYGMATVDQRIAKVPAELLRDGGRFECLGCHDPHPSNTNFKYLRVDTGAKGQNMDAFCGVCHPIKADAATVSTKPALFTSMDETGNRVMKAAAPAAAPAPAAKPAPAAKPAVKK; encoded by the coding sequence ATGTCGCTCGTCACCCGCCTCGCCCTCGCCCTCACCCTCTCCGCTCCCGCGGCCGCCTTCGCCGCCGGCGGCCACGACGGCGTCGGCTGCGTCGGCTGCCACGCCATCCACACCGCCAAGGGCGAGGTCATCTTCGCGGTGGCCGCCAACAAGGCCGACCTGAACCCCAAGACCAAGCAGCCCTACACCGGCACCACCGCCCTCTGCCTCGGCTGTCACCAGGAGTCGAACAAGGGCGGCCAGGGCTACGCCCCGGTGCACGCCAACATGAGCCACCCGTACGGCATGGCCACGGTGGACCAGCGCATCGCCAAGGTCCCGGCCGAGCTGCTGCGCGACGGCGGCCGCTTCGAGTGCCTCGGCTGCCACGACCCGCACCCGTCCAACACGAACTTCAAGTACCTGCGCGTGGACACCGGCGCCAAGGGGCAGAACATGGACGCCTTCTGCGGCGTCTGCCACCCCATCAAGGCCGACGCGGCCACGGTGAGCACCAAGCCGGCCCTCTTCACCTCCATGGACGAGACCGGCAACCGGGTGATGAAGGCCGCCGCGCCAGCCGCCGCCCCGGCGCCCGCCGCCAAGCCGGCCCCGGCTGCCAAGCCGGCCGTCAAGAAGTAG
- a CDS encoding DUF3857 domain-containing protein, giving the protein MTSTLAALGLALLAAAPPPWLAAPPLSADPRALQDAAAALAAPDGADIDVLLEEAHIAFDAQGRTVTTTRLVYRALTRQGAERWAEVGRAWAPWYQARPEVRARVVRADGAVHLLDPATLVEAGLGDVARGVFSDRRVLKGPLPGVDAGAVVEEVSVVRDLAPLFEAGTVRRFDVGREDAIRTVRLVVEAPESLPLSTALRGGLGGAPTTARAGGRRVLTWQWERVPPRARPEPLQPPDVASTPHLALATGAGWREVASAYAAVVERQLEGADLAAVAAAVVPRGTGREAAAQLVLDWLRQQVRYTGLELGEAALVPARPAESLARRYGDCKDLALLAAGVLRAAGFPSTLALVRAGGDDPDPLPGLGEFDHALVAVAGAPPLFLDATDPFTPAGQLPAILHGRAALVASKETRGLVRLPQPPAGASRVEITREITLSESGWADARELQVLTGWPATDQRAAVRRLSPGQRAERDHALVASHFVQATSGEVAFEGLEQPDGPVRLTLTGRGSHWAVTRADDAEAVTSPAYLLEWLPPQVRPPRARGAPGDGAGDEADDEAEAAEARPEPRRSELLLPLAYQGSLTYRVTPPAGFELEGPLPSPSRLVIGPLTAERRATLAAGGLVEVTHTVTVDRRRLSAEEVEALRAGLPPLLADEPRLRFTRTSARLLEAGQGREALDELRRLVDLHPGEARHLNHLAQALLRLGLGEAGRQAARQAVAAEPSSSWSHRVLATTLEHDALGRWLAPGCDLEGAVAAQRRAVELDREPAVRAHLAFQLEHGARCERFGEGARLDEAAAAYRFIRTELKSKDYDRALLAVLLRAGRFEEAGPVAQDLPDGPERRAAQLAVRAATEGVEPAVREALRIPSGERAAVLDQAAQHLTLARRYPAAARLLDGGAGGTPQSAQLKARAAMLARVKRVEELDLAPSRPATLVPRLLRAMAEGGRAWAAVPELGDEVKGGAAPALAGADLSATFRRGLRGSSGLPDRVALDAGLSLLEVRTEGDPAWALRLVGTTPSLQVPLTFAVVKEQAGWRLVTTEPVASGLGAALRRRAEAGELAGARAVLEVARLEAGEPVEGRPASVLAALAPPGRELGREGLALAGAALESFGAPDAVRGTLEAALAGAADPKVRQALGWALAAGHAAKARWAEVLPVADALLLAEPGSDRAFGLKTAALIELGRKAELAAAVAARRALKPGDPAAARAEVGAALREGDVVAALAQERAIVASGRPDAGDHNNLAWAMLFQPPVDGEALEQARRAVELTRDREPAYLHTLATVHAVRGEAAEALQVLRRAVELASVGNLPAPHDWLVVGLIAERYGMPAEAAAAYRRVTPPERPDGLSSHVLAQQRLTALGATP; this is encoded by the coding sequence ATGACCTCCACGCTCGCCGCACTCGGCCTCGCCCTCCTCGCCGCCGCCCCCCCACCCTGGCTGGCCGCGCCGCCGCTCTCGGCCGATCCGCGCGCCCTGCAGGACGCCGCCGCGGCGCTGGCGGCGCCGGACGGGGCGGACATCGACGTCCTGCTCGAGGAGGCGCACATCGCCTTCGACGCGCAGGGGCGGACCGTCACCACCACGCGGCTGGTCTACCGGGCGCTGACGCGCCAGGGGGCCGAGCGCTGGGCCGAGGTCGGCCGGGCCTGGGCGCCCTGGTACCAGGCGCGGCCCGAGGTGCGGGCCCGGGTGGTGCGGGCCGACGGCGCGGTGCACCTGCTCGACCCCGCCACGCTGGTGGAGGCCGGGCTGGGGGACGTGGCCCGCGGGGTCTTCAGCGACCGTCGGGTGCTGAAGGGGCCGCTGCCGGGGGTGGACGCCGGGGCGGTGGTGGAGGAGGTGTCGGTGGTGCGCGACCTGGCGCCGCTCTTCGAGGCCGGCACGGTGCGGCGCTTCGACGTGGGGCGCGAGGACGCCATCCGCACGGTGCGGCTGGTGGTCGAGGCGCCCGAGTCGCTGCCGCTGTCCACCGCCCTGCGGGGCGGGCTCGGCGGGGCGCCCACCACGGCCAGGGCCGGGGGCCGCCGGGTCCTCACCTGGCAGTGGGAGCGGGTGCCGCCGCGCGCCCGCCCCGAGCCGCTCCAGCCGCCCGACGTGGCCTCCACGCCGCACCTGGCGCTGGCCACCGGCGCCGGCTGGCGCGAGGTGGCGTCGGCCTACGCGGCGGTGGTGGAGCGGCAGCTCGAGGGGGCCGACCTGGCGGCGGTGGCGGCCGCGGTGGTGCCCCGCGGGACGGGCCGGGAGGCGGCGGCCCAGCTGGTGCTCGACTGGCTCAGGCAGCAGGTCCGCTACACCGGGCTCGAGCTCGGCGAGGCGGCGCTGGTGCCGGCCCGGCCGGCCGAGTCGCTGGCCCGGCGCTACGGGGACTGCAAGGACCTGGCGCTGCTGGCGGCGGGCGTGCTGCGCGCCGCCGGCTTCCCCTCCACCCTGGCCCTGGTGCGGGCCGGCGGCGACGACCCGGATCCGCTGCCCGGCCTGGGCGAGTTCGACCACGCGCTGGTGGCGGTGGCCGGCGCGCCGCCGCTCTTCCTCGACGCCACCGATCCCTTCACCCCGGCCGGCCAGCTGCCGGCCATCCTGCACGGGCGCGCCGCGCTGGTGGCGTCGAAGGAGACGCGCGGGCTGGTGCGGCTGCCGCAGCCGCCGGCCGGCGCCAGCCGGGTGGAGATCACCCGCGAGATCACCCTCTCCGAGAGCGGCTGGGCAGACGCCCGCGAGCTGCAGGTGCTGACCGGCTGGCCGGCCACCGACCAGCGCGCCGCGGTGCGCCGGCTCTCCCCGGGGCAGCGCGCCGAGCGCGACCACGCGCTGGTCGCCAGCCACTTCGTGCAGGCCACCTCGGGCGAGGTGGCCTTCGAGGGGCTGGAGCAGCCGGACGGGCCGGTGCGGCTCACCCTGACCGGCCGGGGCTCGCACTGGGCCGTCACCCGCGCCGATGACGCCGAGGCGGTGACCTCGCCGGCCTACCTGCTGGAGTGGCTGCCGCCGCAGGTGCGGCCGCCGCGGGCGCGCGGCGCCCCGGGCGATGGGGCCGGCGACGAGGCCGACGACGAGGCGGAGGCCGCCGAGGCCCGGCCCGAGCCGCGCCGGTCCGAGCTGCTCCTGCCGCTGGCGTACCAGGGCTCGCTGACCTACCGGGTCACCCCGCCGGCCGGGTTCGAGCTGGAGGGCCCGCTCCCCTCGCCGAGCCGCCTGGTGATCGGGCCGCTCACCGCGGAGCGGCGCGCCACGCTGGCCGCCGGCGGGCTGGTGGAGGTGACGCACACCGTGACGGTGGACCGCCGCCGGCTCTCGGCCGAGGAGGTGGAGGCGCTGCGGGCCGGCCTGCCGCCGCTGCTGGCCGACGAGCCGCGCCTGCGCTTCACCCGCACCTCGGCGCGGCTGCTCGAGGCGGGCCAGGGGCGGGAGGCGCTCGACGAGCTGAGGCGCCTGGTGGACCTCCACCCGGGCGAGGCGCGCCACCTGAACCACCTGGCGCAGGCGCTGCTCAGGCTCGGCCTGGGCGAGGCGGGGCGCCAGGCGGCCCGCCAGGCGGTGGCCGCCGAGCCGTCCTCGAGCTGGTCGCACCGGGTGCTGGCCACGACGCTGGAGCACGACGCGCTGGGGCGCTGGCTGGCGCCCGGCTGCGACCTCGAGGGCGCGGTGGCGGCGCAGCGCCGCGCCGTGGAGCTGGACCGCGAGCCGGCGGTGCGGGCCCACCTGGCCTTCCAGCTGGAGCACGGGGCGCGCTGCGAGCGGTTCGGCGAGGGAGCCAGGCTCGACGAGGCCGCGGCGGCCTACCGCTTCATCCGCACCGAGCTGAAGAGCAAGGACTACGATCGCGCGCTGCTGGCGGTGCTGCTGCGCGCCGGGCGCTTCGAGGAGGCCGGGCCGGTGGCGCAGGACCTGCCCGACGGACCGGAGCGCCGGGCCGCCCAGCTGGCCGTGCGGGCGGCCACCGAGGGGGTGGAGCCGGCGGTGCGCGAGGCGCTGCGCATCCCGTCGGGGGAGCGGGCCGCGGTGCTCGACCAGGCGGCCCAGCACCTGACGCTGGCGCGCCGCTACCCGGCCGCCGCCCGCCTGCTCGACGGCGGGGCCGGCGGCACGCCGCAGTCGGCGCAGCTCAAGGCGCGCGCCGCCATGCTGGCGCGCGTCAAGCGGGTCGAGGAGCTCGACCTGGCCCCGTCCAGGCCCGCCACGCTGGTGCCGCGGCTGCTCCGCGCCATGGCCGAGGGCGGCCGGGCCTGGGCGGCCGTGCCGGAGCTGGGCGACGAGGTGAAGGGCGGCGCCGCCCCGGCGCTGGCGGGCGCGGACCTGTCGGCCACCTTCCGGCGCGGCCTGCGCGGCAGCTCGGGCCTGCCCGACCGGGTGGCGCTGGACGCCGGCCTGTCGCTGCTCGAGGTCCGCACCGAGGGCGATCCGGCCTGGGCGCTCCGGCTGGTCGGGACCACCCCGTCGCTGCAGGTGCCGCTCACCTTCGCGGTCGTGAAGGAGCAGGCGGGCTGGCGGCTGGTCACCACCGAGCCGGTGGCGTCCGGCCTGGGCGCCGCCCTGCGGCGGCGCGCCGAGGCGGGCGAGCTGGCCGGGGCGCGCGCGGTGCTGGAGGTGGCCCGGCTGGAGGCCGGCGAGCCGGTGGAGGGCCGGCCGGCCAGCGTGCTGGCGGCCCTGGCGCCCCCGGGGCGCGAGCTGGGGCGGGAGGGGCTGGCGCTGGCCGGCGCCGCCCTGGAGTCGTTCGGGGCCCCCGACGCGGTGCGGGGCACGCTCGAGGCGGCGCTGGCCGGCGCCGCGGACCCGAAGGTCCGCCAGGCGCTCGGCTGGGCCCTGGCGGCCGGCCACGCCGCCAAGGCGCGATGGGCCGAGGTGCTGCCGGTGGCCGACGCGCTGCTCCTCGCGGAGCCGGGCTCGGATCGCGCCTTCGGCCTGAAGACGGCGGCGCTCATCGAGCTGGGCCGCAAGGCCGAGCTGGCGGCCGCGGTGGCGGCGCGGCGAGCCCTCAAGCCGGGCGACCCTGCGGCGGCGCGGGCCGAGGTGGGGGCGGCGCTGCGCGAGGGCGACGTGGTGGCGGCGCTGGCGCAGGAGCGGGCCATCGTGGCCTCGGGCCGGCCGGACGCCGGCGACCACAACAACCTGGCCTGGGCCATGCTGTTCCAGCCGCCGGTGGACGGGGAGGCGCTGGAGCAGGCTCGGCGCGCCGTGGAGCTGACCCGCGACCGCGAGCCGGCCTACCTGCACACCCTGGCCACCGTGCACGCGGTGCGCGGCGAGGCGGCCGAGGCGCTGCAGGTGCTCAGGCGCGCCGTGGAGCTGGCCAGCGTGGGCAACCTGCCGGCGCCGCACGACTGGCTGGTGGTCGGCCTCATCGCCGAGCGGTACGGGATGCCGGCCGAGGCCGCCGCCGCCTACCGGCGGGTCACGCCGCCGGAGCGGCCCGACGGCCTCTCCAGCCACGTGCTGGCCCAGCAGCGCCTCACGGCGCTGGGCGCGACGCCCTGA
- a CDS encoding RNA methyltransferase, with translation MAASPSPVRVVLVRPRNPENLGAVARAMRNFDLDDWAIVALGTHDFATARRVAVHAEELLDRPRLVATLDEAVADCAWVVGTSARKVRGKRRLLPEEVAREAAARAPGRTAIVFGEERSGLTGEELDRCHDLSAAPTGQAQPSLNLAQAVLLYAYEARRAAGVAPRGKEGALATDADLARLEEVLRELLRAGRFLAGPERHAVRDLSDVLRRGRPSPREARLWETALRALARRLGAG, from the coding sequence CTGGCCGCGTCGCCCTCGCCCGTCCGGGTGGTGCTGGTCCGACCGCGCAACCCCGAGAACCTGGGCGCGGTGGCCCGGGCCATGCGGAACTTCGACCTCGACGACTGGGCCATCGTGGCGCTCGGCACCCACGACTTCGCCACCGCCCGGCGCGTGGCGGTGCACGCCGAGGAGCTGCTCGACCGGCCGCGGCTGGTGGCCACGCTCGACGAGGCGGTGGCCGACTGCGCCTGGGTGGTCGGGACCAGCGCCCGCAAGGTGCGCGGCAAGCGCCGCCTGCTCCCCGAGGAGGTGGCGCGCGAGGCGGCGGCGCGGGCGCCGGGGCGAACCGCCATCGTCTTCGGCGAGGAGCGGAGCGGGCTGACCGGGGAGGAGCTGGACCGCTGCCACGACCTGTCGGCCGCCCCCACCGGCCAGGCGCAGCCCTCGCTCAACCTGGCCCAGGCGGTGCTGCTCTATGCCTACGAGGCGCGGCGGGCCGCCGGGGTGGCGCCGCGGGGCAAGGAGGGGGCGCTGGCCACCGACGCCGACCTGGCGCGGCTGGAGGAGGTGCTGCGGGAGCTGCTGCGCGCCGGCCGCTTCCTGGCGGGGCCGGAGCGCCACGCCGTTCGCGACCTCAGCGACGTGCTGCGGCGCGGACGCCCCTCGCCGCGCGAGGCCCGGCTCTGGGAGACGGCGCTGCGGGCGCTGGCGCGCAGGCTCGGTGCGGGGTGA
- a CDS encoding GNAT family N-acetyltransferase, translating into MPYTVRFASTAEDRELAYGLRRDVFETEQNVPRPLDRDVHDHNANHVVAIDEAGRCVGTGRLVRVDSRTGQIGRMAVASTHRRLGVGEQVIHMLEELASMRGIGDLICHAQLPAVPFFRHRGYAQEGGEFLAEGVPHVVMRKTLVHG; encoded by the coding sequence ATGCCCTACACGGTTCGCTTCGCCTCGACCGCCGAGGACCGGGAACTCGCCTACGGCCTGCGCCGCGACGTCTTCGAGACCGAGCAGAACGTCCCGCGCCCGCTCGACCGCGACGTGCACGACCACAACGCCAACCACGTGGTGGCCATCGACGAGGCCGGGCGCTGCGTCGGCACCGGCCGCCTGGTGCGGGTCGACTCCCGCACCGGCCAGATCGGCCGCATGGCGGTGGCCTCGACCCACCGGCGCCTCGGCGTGGGCGAACAGGTCATCCACATGCTCGAGGAGCTGGCCAGCATGCGCGGCATCGGCGACCTCATCTGCCACGCGCAGCTGCCGGCCGTGCCCTTCTTCCGGCACCGCGGCTACGCGCAGGAAGGCGGGGAGTTTCTGGCCGAGGGCGTGCCGCACGTGGTGATGCGCAAGACCCTCGTCCACGGCTGA
- a CDS encoding peptidylprolyl isomerase produces the protein MKIGSNSVVSLEYSLHFGDGEVVDASQPGDPMVYLHGHSQIVPGLEAALEGLETGAKRQVVVSPSDGYGELNLEAFQRVPLSAFPEGFKPEVGMELVAEGPDGDPMPFVVKGVENSLEGQVVVVDFNHPLAGKTLHFEVTVGEIREATAEELEHGHVHGPEGHDHGHDHGHGH, from the coding sequence ATGAAGATCGGCTCGAACAGCGTCGTGTCCCTGGAGTACTCCCTCCACTTCGGCGACGGCGAGGTGGTGGACGCCTCCCAGCCGGGTGACCCCATGGTCTACCTGCACGGTCACTCCCAGATCGTGCCCGGGCTGGAGGCCGCCCTGGAGGGGCTGGAGACCGGCGCCAAGCGCCAGGTGGTGGTGTCGCCCTCCGACGGGTACGGCGAGCTGAACCTGGAGGCGTTCCAGCGGGTGCCGCTGAGCGCCTTCCCCGAGGGCTTCAAGCCGGAGGTCGGCATGGAGCTGGTGGCCGAGGGTCCGGACGGCGACCCCATGCCCTTCGTGGTGAAGGGCGTGGAGAACAGCCTGGAGGGCCAGGTGGTGGTGGTGGACTTCAACCACCCGCTGGCCGGCAAGACCCTGCACTTCGAGGTCACCGTCGGCGAGATCCGCGAGGCCACGGCCGAGGAGCTGGAGCACGGCCACGTGCACGGCCCCGAGGGCCACGATCACGGCCACGATCACGGCCACGGCCACTGA
- a CDS encoding SAM-dependent methyltransferase, with the protein MPPSARAEVAHLDAASLEELQARYPAEWQAVGEALVSAAAAGRPEALEAFVRGAREAAAPWRSRLQRSHGHPEVLASALPRLAAARMATLAMERTLLSAATGQAGGTVRLGRWSGTLIQALLFGRGLERRPVPLRAFRLVWPLVTQRRLLMPLVQPRGIYCFYSRELVRALAALLAGRPAVEIAAGDGTLSRFLRASGADVSASDDQSWRHAVSYPADVERLDAAEALARHRPRAVLCSFPPPGNGFERRVFTTPSVELYVVVTTRHRFAAGDWQAYQAQRAFDWGPDEGLSRLVLPPELDPAVLVFRRKA; encoded by the coding sequence GTGCCCCCCTCCGCCCGCGCCGAGGTGGCGCACCTCGACGCCGCCTCGCTCGAGGAGCTGCAGGCGCGCTACCCCGCCGAGTGGCAGGCGGTCGGCGAGGCGCTGGTGTCCGCCGCCGCGGCAGGCCGGCCGGAGGCGCTGGAGGCCTTCGTCCGCGGCGCCCGCGAGGCCGCGGCGCCCTGGCGGAGCCGCCTCCAGCGGAGCCACGGCCACCCGGAGGTGCTGGCCTCGGCGCTGCCCCGGCTGGCCGCCGCCCGCATGGCCACCCTGGCCATGGAGCGCACCCTGCTGTCCGCCGCCACCGGCCAGGCCGGCGGCACCGTGCGGCTGGGCCGGTGGAGCGGCACCCTCATCCAGGCGCTCCTCTTCGGCCGCGGGCTGGAGCGCCGGCCGGTGCCGCTGCGCGCCTTCAGGCTGGTCTGGCCGCTGGTGACCCAGCGGCGCCTCCTCATGCCGCTGGTGCAGCCCCGCGGCATCTACTGCTTCTACTCGCGGGAGCTGGTGCGGGCGCTCGCCGCCCTGCTGGCCGGCCGGCCGGCCGTCGAGATCGCCGCCGGCGACGGCACCCTCAGCCGCTTCCTCAGGGCCAGCGGCGCCGACGTGTCCGCCTCCGACGACCAGTCCTGGCGCCACGCCGTCTCCTACCCGGCCGACGTGGAGCGGCTCGACGCCGCCGAGGCGCTGGCCCGCCACCGCCCGCGCGCCGTGCTCTGCTCCTTCCCGCCGCCGGGCAACGGCTTCGAGCGGCGCGTCTTCACCACGCCCAGCGTGGAGCTCTACGTGGTGGTGACCACCCGCCACCGCTTCGCCGCCGGCGACTGGCAGGCCTACCAGGCCCAGCGGGCCTTCGACTGGGGCCCCGACGAGGGGCTCTCCCGCCTGGTGCTGCCGCCCGAGCTCGACCCGGCCGTGCTGGTGTTCCGGCGCAAGGCGTGA
- a CDS encoding 16S rRNA (uracil(1498)-N(3))-methyltransferase codes for MNLLLLEPGELAPDGQARLAGRRARHACEVLRCRPGDRLTVGLLGGAMGQAEVLAASADELLLRAALNRPPPPPSPVALVLALPRPKILRKVLQAVAAMGVKRLALLGSYRVEKSYWSSPHLEPAAIRGELLLGLEQGKDTALPVVTLHRFFKPFVEDDLDAAFPGARLLADPGAPGPVEALPAPAGGVAVAVGPEGGWTPYEAAELERRGFAPFSLGPRPLRVDQAVPFITGQVEGWLRASRPAP; via the coding sequence GTGAACCTCCTCCTCCTCGAGCCGGGCGAGCTCGCCCCCGACGGCCAGGCGCGCCTGGCCGGGCGCCGCGCCCGGCACGCCTGCGAGGTGCTGCGCTGCCGGCCCGGGGACCGGCTGACGGTCGGGCTGCTCGGCGGGGCCATGGGCCAGGCCGAGGTGCTGGCCGCCTCGGCCGACGAGCTGCTGCTGCGGGCCGCGCTCAACCGCCCGCCGCCGCCGCCCTCGCCGGTGGCGCTGGTGCTGGCCCTGCCGCGCCCCAAGATCCTGCGCAAGGTGCTGCAGGCCGTCGCCGCCATGGGCGTCAAGCGGCTGGCGCTGCTCGGGTCCTACCGGGTGGAGAAGAGCTACTGGTCGTCGCCGCACCTGGAGCCCGCCGCCATCCGCGGCGAGCTCCTGCTGGGCCTGGAGCAGGGCAAGGACACGGCGCTGCCGGTGGTGACGCTGCACCGCTTCTTCAAGCCCTTCGTGGAGGACGACCTCGACGCCGCCTTCCCGGGCGCGCGGCTCCTGGCCGACCCGGGCGCGCCCGGGCCGGTGGAGGCCCTGCCGGCGCCGGCCGGCGGGGTGGCGGTGGCGGTCGGGCCGGAGGGCGGCTGGACCCCCTACGAGGCGGCCGAGCTCGAGCGGCGCGGCTTCGCCCCGTTCAGCCTGGGTCCCCGCCCGCTGCGGGTGGACCAGGCGGTGCCGTTCATCACCGGGCAGGTCGAGGGCTGGCTCAGGGCGTCGCGCCCAGCGCCGTGA
- a CDS encoding nitronate monooxygenase, whose product MTAGTAEASTTTAEPLPLGRLDRATIQGLLASGRRLLVQGGMGIHASDGLSGKVARHRGARLVGVGTVSAVVKSPDHFRAEIRRCRAEAEGGFVGVNLMAAINKAEFEACTRIAIEERVSFIVQGAGISREIIKWCRAGNVPFAGIVSSGRLAAMYEKWGADFLVAEGAEAGGHIGDVGHPLPGLVDEVLRHTALPVVAAGGVDSADVSRFLAAGAAGVQVASRFLACSDGDAHQNFKAMHLGKTAEDITLITSCVKGMKARAVRNDFTEALAAGTAFPPRSKAWFYGPDGYHGRRKACVECLGDELCLCRASDFKESFCITDALLAAAIKGDTRNGLFYTGSSITRIPERDASALPSVAELMASFEAVLAAEKSPLRVVG is encoded by the coding sequence ATGACCGCCGGCACCGCCGAGGCCAGCACCACCACCGCCGAGCCGCTGCCGCTCGGCAGGCTGGACCGCGCCACCATCCAGGGGCTCCTGGCCTCGGGGCGCCGCCTGCTGGTGCAGGGCGGCATGGGCATCCACGCCAGCGACGGCCTCTCCGGCAAGGTGGCGCGCCACCGCGGCGCGCGGCTGGTGGGCGTGGGCACGGTCTCGGCCGTGGTGAAGAGCCCCGACCACTTCCGCGCCGAGATCCGGCGCTGCCGCGCCGAGGCCGAGGGCGGCTTCGTCGGCGTGAACCTGATGGCGGCCATCAACAAGGCCGAGTTCGAGGCCTGCACCCGCATCGCCATCGAGGAGCGGGTCTCCTTCATCGTGCAGGGCGCCGGCATCTCGCGCGAGATCATCAAGTGGTGCCGCGCCGGGAACGTCCCGTTCGCCGGCATCGTCTCCTCGGGCCGCCTGGCCGCCATGTACGAGAAGTGGGGCGCCGACTTCCTGGTGGCCGAGGGCGCCGAGGCCGGCGGCCACATCGGCGACGTGGGCCACCCGCTGCCGGGCCTGGTGGACGAGGTCCTCCGGCACACCGCGCTGCCGGTGGTGGCCGCGGGCGGGGTGGACTCGGCCGACGTGAGCCGCTTCCTGGCCGCCGGGGCGGCGGGCGTGCAGGTGGCGTCGCGCTTCCTGGCTTGCTCCGACGGCGACGCCCACCAGAACTTCAAGGCCATGCACCTCGGCAAGACCGCCGAGGACATCACCCTCATCACCTCCTGCGTCAAGGGGATGAAGGCCCGCGCCGTGCGCAACGACTTCACCGAGGCGCTGGCGGCGGGCACGGCCTTCCCGCCGCGCAGCAAGGCCTGGTTCTACGGCCCGGACGGCTACCACGGCCGCAGGAAGGCCTGCGTGGAGTGCCTGGGGGACGAGCTCTGCCTGTGCCGGGCCTCCGACTTCAAGGAGAGCTTCTGCATCACCGACGCCCTGCTGGCCGCCGCCATCAAGGGCGACACCAGGAACGGCCTCTTCTACACCGGGTCCTCCATCACCCGCATCCCGGAGCGGGACGCCAGCGCGCTGCCCTCGGTGGCGGAGCTGATGGCCTCCTTCGAGGCGGTGCTGGCCGCCGAGAAGAGCCCGCTGCGCGTGGTCGGCTGA